From a single Streptomyces rubradiris genomic region:
- a CDS encoding sensor histidine kinase, producing MRAPVQKKRPRRTGSQPAPAGTVPQTPVGTGRPTHVRTRLIVAVAVVAAAVAGAGVPALLTASQDVGDSQELVTLAARTQDALTLAHSLADERDEVTPYVAAGRPRSKAPSEDRSARVDRQVAELRADTDTPARLRTALDGIDKLRRAALTGKTDALRTHQAYSAAITELHRLAEQLAEQLPPRAGSGTHALAELDSAVQQSAAARGLLLAALNVPAATRTAIDPVTGLPTTSAAGDDTDRRQRDALTAAAQQARLRADAALSDFRATASEAAVDSYDSTVTGPEVNSAEKFLALLTDQPALADSELTTSAKKLDAALSARVDLMRGAESALYDRRTKDLEKLRDDDVTALEIRVAVLGVLLLVAVGVATAMARSLTRPLSVLRRGSARLAEAEDPAAQDPIAFTGRNDEFAQVVRSVNALHAHAVALHERVATLETDRKHLVGQRQKMADAREELRAELADSAAQLERLRTSIGSTFVNLALRTLGLVERQLAVIEGLEDREQDPDRLATLFKLDHFATVMRRHSENLLVLAGTEHVQQHPGPVPLVDVVRAAVSEIERYERVRIASLPPHAHVAGFAADDLSHLLAELMENATSFSPPELPVEVSGWLLESGEVMLSVQDEGIGVAEERLTRLNARLTDFDPRSLYDQDDADGLGLGLYVVARLAHRHGVRVQLRDQKQGGTAAVVVLPAQLLAEAPPTALPPTTAAGGTTGTYTLPGADAEANSNVLRARTKDPLVALAERAVQDTHDQATSPTDPTETRPKPTETPAETTMELLLPTPQEEPAEPEEPGAPERPTAQTDLSATPPTAPAAADGEHAPQGPPARDDETRTDDAGGSPGADGEAEAKPPAEPPQAPATELLTSKGLPKRTPKITAPAAPPRQRNTRVDADALRRRLGGFRSGAEAGYRDAETEIAEKTAGHRRPAGYAHAEEATGGTAEEASS from the coding sequence ATGCGAGCACCGGTGCAGAAGAAGCGGCCTCGGCGCACAGGCAGTCAGCCGGCCCCCGCGGGGACCGTCCCGCAGACCCCCGTGGGCACCGGCCGCCCCACCCATGTGCGCACCCGGCTCATCGTCGCCGTCGCGGTGGTGGCCGCCGCCGTGGCCGGGGCCGGCGTGCCCGCGCTGCTCACCGCCTCCCAGGACGTCGGCGACTCCCAGGAACTGGTGACGCTCGCCGCCCGCACCCAGGACGCGCTCACCCTCGCCCACTCCCTGGCCGACGAACGCGACGAGGTCACCCCCTACGTCGCGGCCGGCCGCCCCCGCTCCAAGGCGCCCTCCGAGGACCGCAGCGCCCGCGTGGACCGGCAGGTCGCGGAGTTGCGCGCGGACACCGACACCCCGGCCCGCCTGCGCACCGCCCTCGACGGCATCGACAAGCTCCGCCGCGCCGCCCTCACCGGCAAGACCGACGCCCTGCGGACCCACCAGGCCTACTCGGCGGCCATCACCGAACTGCACCGGCTCGCCGAACAACTGGCCGAGCAGCTGCCCCCGCGGGCCGGCTCCGGCACCCACGCCCTCGCCGAACTGGACTCCGCCGTCCAGCAGTCCGCCGCCGCCCGCGGCCTGCTGCTGGCCGCGCTGAACGTCCCCGCCGCCACCCGGACGGCCATCGACCCCGTCACCGGCCTGCCCACCACCTCCGCCGCCGGCGACGACACCGACCGCCGGCAGCGCGACGCGCTCACCGCCGCCGCCCAGCAGGCCCGGCTGCGCGCCGACGCGGCCCTCTCCGACTTCCGCGCCACCGCCTCCGAGGCGGCCGTCGACTCCTACGACTCCACGGTCACCGGCCCCGAGGTCAACTCGGCCGAGAAGTTCCTGGCCCTGCTCACCGACCAGCCGGCCCTGGCCGACAGCGAGCTGACCACCTCCGCCAAGAAGCTGGACGCGGCCCTGTCCGCCCGCGTCGACCTGATGCGCGGCGCCGAGTCCGCCCTCTACGACCGCCGCACCAAGGACCTGGAAAAGCTCCGGGACGACGACGTCACCGCCCTGGAGATCCGCGTCGCCGTCCTCGGCGTGCTGCTGCTGGTCGCGGTCGGCGTCGCCACCGCCATGGCGCGCAGTCTGACCCGCCCGCTGTCGGTGCTGCGCCGCGGCTCGGCCCGCCTCGCCGAGGCCGAGGACCCGGCGGCTCAGGACCCGATCGCCTTCACCGGCCGCAACGACGAGTTCGCCCAGGTGGTCCGCTCGGTCAACGCCCTGCACGCGCACGCCGTCGCCCTGCACGAGCGGGTGGCCACCCTGGAGACCGACCGCAAGCACCTGGTGGGCCAGCGCCAGAAGATGGCCGACGCCCGCGAGGAACTGCGCGCCGAACTCGCCGACTCCGCCGCCCAGCTGGAGCGGCTGCGCACCAGCATCGGCTCCACCTTCGTCAACCTGGCGCTGCGCACCCTGGGCCTGGTCGAACGCCAGCTGGCGGTCATCGAGGGCCTGGAGGACCGCGAGCAGGACCCCGACCGCCTCGCGACCCTCTTCAAGCTGGACCACTTCGCCACGGTCATGCGCCGGCACAGCGAGAACCTGCTGGTCCTCGCCGGCACCGAGCACGTCCAGCAGCACCCCGGCCCGGTGCCGCTGGTCGACGTGGTCCGGGCGGCGGTCAGCGAGATCGAGCGCTACGAACGCGTCCGCATCGCCTCCCTGCCGCCGCACGCGCATGTGGCCGGGTTCGCCGCCGACGACCTCTCCCACCTGCTGGCCGAACTGATGGAGAACGCCACGTCGTTCTCCCCGCCGGAGCTGCCGGTGGAGGTCTCCGGCTGGCTCCTGGAGTCGGGCGAGGTCATGCTCTCCGTCCAGGACGAGGGCATCGGCGTGGCCGAGGAGCGCCTGACCCGCCTCAACGCCCGCCTCACCGACTTCGACCCGCGGTCCCTCTACGACCAGGACGACGCCGACGGGCTCGGCCTCGGCCTCTACGTCGTCGCGCGCCTCGCCCACCGCCACGGTGTGCGGGTCCAGCTGCGCGACCAGAAGCAGGGCGGCACCGCGGCGGTCGTGGTCCTGCCGGCGCAGCTCCTCGCCGAGGCCCCGCCGACGGCCCTGCCGCCGACGACCGCGGCCGGCGGCACCACGGGTACGTACACCCTGCCGGGCGCCGACGCGGAGGCGAACTCCAACGTCCTGCGCGCCCGCACCAAGGACCCGCTGGTGGCCCTCGCCGAACGGGCCGTACAGGACACCCACGACCAGGCCACCTCGCCCACCGACCCCACGGAGACCCGCCCCAAGCCGACGGAGACCCCCGCCGAGACGACGATGGAACTCCTCCTGCCGACACCGCAGGAGGAGCCGGCGGAGCCGGAAGAGCCGGGGGCACCGGAGCGGCCGACGGCACAGACCGACCTCTCGGCGACCCCGCCCACGGCCCCGGCAGCCGCCGACGGCGAGCACGCCCCACAGGGGCCGCCCGCCCGCGACGACGAAACCCGCACGGATGATGCGGGCGGCAGCCCGGGAGCCGACGGCGAAGCCGAGGCGAAGCCACCGGCCGAGCCGCCGCAGGCACCCGCGACGGAGCTGCTCACCAGCAAGGGTCTCCCCAAGCGCACGCCCAAGATCACCGCCCCCGCCGCCCCGCCCCGCCAGCGCAACACCCGCGTCGACGCCGACGCCCTGCGCCGCAGGCTCGGCGGCTTCCGCAGCGGCGCCGAGGCCGGCTACCGCGACGCGGAGACGGAGATCGCCGAGAAGACGGCCGGCCACCGACGGCCGGCCGGCTACGCACACGCCGAAGAAGCCACGGGGGGCACAGCCGAGGAGGCAAGCAGTTGA
- a CDS encoding lysozyme: MTVLRPGPTRRTHPLRPRPLAVLVTALLAALSLTLPLSAARAADVPARGSAHMGMGVLAHDGQNGTPSTGDATQTEGVDVSSHQGNVAWSTLWNSGVRWAYTKATEGTYYTNPYFAQQYNGSYNVGMIRGAYHFATPDTTSGAAQANYFVDHGGGWSRDGKTLPGALDIEWNPYGAACYGKTASQMVSWIADFLNTYKARTGRYAVIYTATTWWTQCTGNYGGFAVNHPLWIARYAADPGTLPAGWSFYTMWQYTSSGPTVGDHNKFNGALDRVQALANG; the protein is encoded by the coding sequence ATGACCGTGCTCAGACCCGGTCCCACCCGTCGTACCCACCCGCTCCGCCCGCGCCCCCTCGCCGTCCTGGTCACGGCCCTGCTCGCGGCGCTCTCCCTCACGCTCCCCCTCTCCGCCGCACGGGCCGCGGACGTGCCCGCCCGCGGTTCCGCCCACATGGGCATGGGCGTCCTCGCCCACGACGGACAGAACGGCACCCCCAGCACCGGCGACGCCACCCAGACCGAGGGCGTGGACGTCTCCAGCCACCAGGGCAACGTCGCCTGGTCCACGCTGTGGAACAGCGGGGTCCGCTGGGCGTACACGAAGGCGACGGAAGGCACGTACTACACGAACCCCTACTTCGCCCAGCAGTACAACGGCTCGTACAACGTGGGCATGATCCGCGGCGCCTACCACTTCGCCACCCCGGACACCACCAGCGGCGCCGCCCAGGCCAACTACTTCGTCGACCACGGCGGCGGCTGGTCGCGGGACGGCAAGACCCTGCCCGGCGCCCTCGACATCGAGTGGAACCCGTACGGCGCCGCCTGCTACGGCAAGACCGCGAGCCAGATGGTCAGCTGGATCGCCGACTTCCTCAACACCTACAAGGCGCGCACCGGGCGGTACGCCGTGATCTACACCGCCACCACCTGGTGGACCCAGTGCACCGGCAACTACGGCGGCTTCGCGGTGAACCACCCGCTGTGGATCGCCCGCTACGCCGCGGACCCGGGGACGCTGCCGGCCGGGTGGTCGTTCTACACCATGTGGCAGTACACCTCCTCCGGCCCGACGGTCGGCGACCACAACAAGTTCAACGGCGCCCTGGACCGGGTACAGGCCCTGGCCAACGGCTGA
- a CDS encoding GTP-binding protein → MDSAVSDATAAFGGAPLAASYGEPDEDLRSWQTDRTRAPIATKIVVAGGFGVGKTTLVTSVSEITPLQTEALMTEASEDTDDLSATPGKLTTTVAMDFGRITLDDDLVLYLFGTPGQQRFWFMWDDLVRGAIGAVVMADTRRLKDCFPALDYFESCGLPYVVAVNHFDGSERFEPEDVREALTIPAHIPVMIMDARRRFSVIETLLALVGHALDETPE, encoded by the coding sequence GTGGACTCCGCCGTCTCTGACGCCACCGCCGCCTTCGGGGGCGCTCCCCTCGCCGCCTCCTACGGCGAGCCGGACGAGGACCTGAGGTCCTGGCAGACCGACCGGACGCGGGCTCCCATCGCGACGAAGATCGTGGTGGCGGGCGGCTTCGGCGTCGGCAAGACCACCCTGGTCACCTCCGTCTCGGAGATCACGCCCCTGCAGACCGAGGCGCTGATGACCGAGGCCAGCGAGGACACCGACGACCTGTCCGCCACCCCGGGCAAGCTGACCACCACCGTGGCCATGGACTTCGGCCGCATCACACTCGACGACGACCTGGTGCTCTACCTGTTCGGCACGCCGGGCCAGCAGCGGTTCTGGTTCATGTGGGACGACCTGGTGCGCGGCGCGATCGGCGCCGTCGTCATGGCCGACACCCGCCGCCTGAAGGACTGCTTTCCCGCGCTGGACTACTTCGAGAGCTGCGGACTGCCCTACGTCGTCGCCGTCAACCACTTCGACGGCAGCGAGCGGTTCGAGCCGGAGGACGTGCGGGAGGCGCTGACCATACCCGCGCACATCCCTGTCATGATCATGGACGCGCGGCGGCGGTTCTCGGTCATCGAGACCCTCCTGGCCCTCGTCGGCCACGCGCTGGACGAAACCCCCGAGTAG
- a CDS encoding roadblock/LC7 domain-containing protein codes for MTAPTTYGLSSEARNLHWLLTNLVEEVPGIQSVAVVSSDGLLLLSSDPAHTEQSRAARPAKGPRGSAADLATIVSGIGSLTVGAARLLEHGGVKHTMVAMDEGSLFVMSISDGSLLGVHGSAECDMSVVAYHMALFVGRAGHVLTPELRSELRKSMEAESTGSTR; via the coding sequence TTGACCGCGCCCACTACCTACGGACTGAGCAGTGAAGCCCGTAACCTGCACTGGCTGCTGACCAACCTGGTCGAGGAAGTACCCGGCATCCAGTCCGTCGCCGTGGTCTCCTCGGACGGACTGCTGCTGCTGTCGTCCGACCCGGCCCACACGGAGCAGTCCCGTGCGGCCCGCCCGGCGAAGGGCCCGCGCGGTTCCGCCGCCGACCTCGCCACCATCGTCTCCGGCATCGGCAGCCTCACCGTGGGCGCCGCCCGGCTGCTGGAGCACGGCGGGGTCAAGCACACCATGGTCGCGATGGACGAGGGCAGCCTGTTCGTGATGTCGATCAGCGACGGCTCGCTGCTCGGCGTGCACGGCTCCGCCGAGTGCGACATGAGCGTGGTGGCGTACCACATGGCGCTGTTCGTGGGCCGCGCCGGGCACGTCCTGACGCCCGAACTCCGCAGCGAGCTGCGTAAATCCATGGAGGCCGAGTCGACGGGGAGCACCCGGTGA
- a CDS encoding styrene monooxygenase/indole monooxygenase family protein produces the protein MRKILVVGAGQSGLQLALGLQSHGYEVTLMSNRTADEIRSGRVMSTQCMFHTALQHERDLQLNFWESQAPKIEGLGVSVAAPGSHDPGPTQRAIDWVGKLDGYAQSVDQRVKMAGWMETFAQRGGQLVIHGAAVGDLDYFSRTYDLVLVAAGKGELVSMFARDPERSPYAEPQRALAVAYVHGLGPRPEHPEFDAVRCNLVPGVGELFVMPTLTTSGRADILFWEGIPGGPLDVFRGVKDPAEHLSLTLELMERFTPWEYARATEVELTDAGGTLAGRYAPTVRNPVGRLPSGGLVLGVADVVVANDPVTGQGSNSASKCAAAYLASILEHGDKPFDEEWMRATFDRYWATAQHVTKWTNAMLAPPPEHVLNLIGAAGSLQPVADRFANGFNDPADFEDFFFDPDKAAAYLGSFTGA, from the coding sequence ATGCGGAAGATACTCGTCGTCGGAGCCGGCCAGTCCGGCCTCCAGCTCGCCCTCGGCCTGCAGTCGCACGGCTACGAGGTCACCCTGATGTCGAACCGGACCGCGGACGAGATCCGCTCCGGCCGGGTCATGTCGACGCAGTGCATGTTCCACACGGCACTCCAGCACGAGCGCGACCTGCAGCTGAACTTCTGGGAGTCCCAGGCCCCGAAGATCGAGGGACTCGGCGTCTCGGTCGCCGCGCCGGGCTCGCACGACCCGGGCCCCACCCAGCGGGCCATCGACTGGGTGGGCAAACTGGACGGGTACGCGCAGTCGGTCGACCAGCGGGTGAAGATGGCCGGCTGGATGGAGACCTTCGCGCAGCGCGGCGGCCAGCTGGTCATCCACGGCGCGGCCGTCGGCGACCTGGACTACTTCTCCCGCACCTACGACCTCGTACTGGTCGCGGCCGGCAAGGGCGAGCTGGTGTCGATGTTCGCCCGCGACCCCGAGCGCTCCCCGTACGCCGAGCCGCAGCGGGCGCTGGCGGTGGCGTACGTGCACGGGCTCGGCCCGCGCCCGGAGCACCCGGAGTTCGACGCGGTCCGCTGCAACCTGGTCCCCGGGGTCGGCGAGCTGTTCGTCATGCCGACGCTGACCACCTCCGGCCGCGCCGACATCCTGTTCTGGGAGGGCATACCCGGCGGCCCGCTCGATGTCTTCCGTGGCGTCAAGGACCCGGCGGAGCACCTCTCCCTGACCCTGGAACTCATGGAGCGGTTCACGCCCTGGGAGTACGCGCGGGCCACCGAGGTCGAACTGACCGACGCGGGCGGCACGCTGGCCGGGCGCTACGCCCCGACCGTGCGCAACCCCGTCGGCCGGCTGCCCTCGGGCGGTCTGGTCCTGGGCGTGGCCGACGTGGTCGTGGCCAACGACCCGGTCACCGGGCAGGGCTCCAACTCGGCGTCCAAGTGCGCGGCCGCGTACCTTGCCTCGATCCTGGAGCACGGCGACAAGCCGTTCGACGAGGAGTGGATGCGGGCCACCTTCGACCGCTACTGGGCCACCGCGCAGCACGTCACCAAGTGGACCAACGCCATGCTGGCGCCGCCGCCGGAGCACGTGCTGAACCTCATCGGCGCGGCCGGGTCGCTCCAGCCCGTGGCGGACCGTTTCGCCAATGGTTTCAACGACCCGGCCGACTTCGAGGACTTCTTCTTCGACCCGGACAAGGCGGCCGCCTACCTGGGATCTTTCACCGGAGCCTGA
- a CDS encoding protein phosphatase 2C domain-containing protein, with amino-acid sequence MRTDLVSEPGDAARPNEDFAGVGLPACGQGGCVIALDGVTPPSGGAGCLHSVPWFTARLGGALTELTVSGRDLTLPEILARAIRRTAEAHADTCDLSHPRTPQATVAVARWSAAEVEYLVLSDAALLLRGPDGVVTPVLDDRLARLPRSALASDALIDARLRNKEGGFFTAAADPAVAARAVTGVLPRRAVRELAALTDGATRWTEMFREGDWTALFDVVAKEGARSLVERVRELEAADRERRAFLGRGKTHDDATVVYARL; translated from the coding sequence GTGCGTACTGATCTCGTCTCGGAACCCGGCGACGCGGCCCGCCCCAACGAGGACTTCGCCGGTGTCGGACTACCCGCCTGCGGACAGGGAGGTTGCGTGATCGCCCTGGACGGGGTGACGCCGCCGAGCGGTGGGGCGGGCTGCCTGCACTCCGTGCCCTGGTTCACCGCGCGACTGGGCGGCGCGCTGACCGAACTGACCGTTTCCGGCCGAGATCTGACGCTGCCGGAGATTCTCGCGCGGGCGATCCGGCGCACCGCCGAGGCGCACGCGGACACCTGTGACCTTTCTCACCCGCGAACGCCCCAGGCAACCGTCGCCGTGGCCCGCTGGTCCGCCGCCGAGGTCGAGTACCTGGTGCTGTCGGACGCGGCGCTGCTGCTGCGGGGGCCCGACGGGGTGGTGACCCCGGTGCTGGACGACCGGCTCGCCCGGCTCCCCCGCTCCGCGCTGGCCTCGGACGCCCTGATCGACGCCCGCCTGCGCAACAAGGAGGGCGGGTTCTTCACGGCCGCCGCCGACCCCGCCGTGGCGGCCCGCGCGGTCACCGGTGTGCTGCCCCGGCGCGCGGTGCGGGAGCTGGCCGCGCTGACGGACGGCGCGACCCGGTGGACGGAGATGTTCCGCGAGGGGGACTGGACGGCCCTGTTCGACGTGGTCGCCAAGGAGGGCGCCCGGTCGCTGGTCGAGCGGGTGCGGGAGCTGGAGGCGGCGGACCGGGAGCGGCGGGCGTTCCTGGGGCGGGGCAAGACGCACGACGACGCGACGGTGGTGTACGCGCGGTTGTGA
- a CDS encoding DUF742 domain-containing protein — protein MSGPANKPGKQRLPVRGGDRKPARVRPYSLTGGRTRFGHVLLVETFVAALEAPEERKELTNGSQAGRGMPEMLAIVELCRRMRTVAEIAALLKMPLGVVRVLLSDLADQGKIRVYGTGTGHGTGRPDRALLERVLSGLRRL, from the coding sequence GTGAGCGGCCCCGCGAACAAGCCCGGCAAGCAGCGGCTGCCGGTACGCGGCGGCGACCGCAAACCCGCCCGCGTGCGCCCCTACTCGCTCACCGGCGGCCGTACCCGCTTCGGTCACGTCCTCCTCGTGGAGACGTTCGTGGCCGCGCTGGAGGCCCCCGAGGAGCGCAAGGAACTGACGAACGGCTCGCAGGCAGGCCGGGGCATGCCGGAGATGCTGGCCATCGTCGAGTTGTGCCGCCGTATGCGCACGGTGGCCGAGATCGCCGCGCTGCTGAAGATGCCGCTCGGCGTGGTCCGCGTCCTCCTGAGCGATCTGGCGGACCAGGGAAAGATCCGTGTGTACGGCACCGGAACCGGTCACGGCACCGGCCGGCCGGACCGCGCGCTGCTGGAAAGGGTGCTGAGTGGACTCCGCCGTCTCTGA
- a CDS encoding MarR family winged helix-turn-helix transcriptional regulator — protein sequence MHEDRNSGGPGVACQVTPSGADQEFLSLERELTVLLRRARANQAEMAREVHPDLESSAYGLLIRLDEQGGQRATELAAYIGVGKATMSRQLRALEELGLIAREPDPADGRAWLVTLTDEGSRRVGTVREARRARYVRELAHWDRREVAELARLLHELNDVMAK from the coding sequence GTGCACGAGGACAGAAACAGCGGCGGACCGGGCGTCGCCTGCCAGGTGACGCCCAGTGGTGCAGACCAGGAATTCCTGTCGCTGGAACGCGAGTTGACCGTGCTGCTGCGGCGCGCCCGGGCCAACCAGGCGGAGATGGCCCGGGAGGTCCACCCCGATCTGGAGTCCTCCGCCTACGGCCTGCTCATCCGGCTGGACGAACAGGGCGGCCAGCGGGCCACCGAACTCGCCGCCTACATCGGGGTCGGCAAGGCCACCATGTCCCGGCAGCTGCGCGCCCTGGAGGAACTGGGCCTGATCGCCCGCGAACCCGACCCGGCCGACGGCCGCGCCTGGCTGGTCACCCTCACCGACGAGGGCAGCCGCCGCGTCGGCACCGTCCGCGAGGCCCGCCGCGCCCGCTACGTCCGCGAGCTGGCCCACTGGGACCGCCGCGAGGTCGCGGAGCTGGCCCGGCTGCTGCACGAACTGAACGACGTCATGGCGAAATAA